The Miscanthus floridulus cultivar M001 chromosome 17, ASM1932011v1, whole genome shotgun sequence genome has a window encoding:
- the LOC136516471 gene encoding histone deacetylase 8-like, with protein sequence MASESSPPPAEAPPPGPGDKLAVFWHEGMLAHDAGRGVFDSGRDPGFLDVLDQHPENADRVRNMVSILRRGPIAHFLSWHSGRPAHASELLSFHSSEYIEQLVQANATGAKKLCEGTFLNPGSWGAALLAAGTTLSAVKHILDGHGNLAYALVRPPGHHAQPDHADGYCFLNNAGLAVQLALDSGRLKVAVVDIDVHYGNGTTEGFYRTDNVLTMSLHMRHGSWGPSHPQSGSVDEIGEGKGLGYNLNIPLPNGSGDAGYAYAMNELVVPAIDKFQPQLLVLVIGQDSSAFDPNGRQCLTMEGYRKIGQIMRSLANRHSNGQLLVVQEGGYHITYSAYCLHATLEGVLDLEAPLLDDPIAYYPEDEKYTMRVVDMIRSCWKESVPFLKEI encoded by the exons ATGGCGTCCGAATCCTCCCCGCCGCCGGCGGAGGCGCCACCGCCGGGTCCGGGAGACAAGCTGGCGGTGTTCTGGCACGAGGGCATGCTGGCCCACGACGCCGGCCGCGGCGTCTTCGACTCGGGCCGCGACCCGGGATTCCTGGACGTGCTCGACCAGCACCCGGAGAACGCCGACCGCGTCCGCAACATGGTCTCCATCCTCCGTCGCGGGCCCATCGCGCACTTCCTCTCCTGGCACTCGGGCCGCCCCGCCCACGCCTCCGAGCTCCTCTCCTTCCATTCCTCAG AATACATAGAGCAGCTCGTGCAGGCGAACGCCACCGGAGCCAAGAAGCTGTGTGAGGGCACGTTCTTGAACCCGGGCTCCTGGGGCGCGGCGCTTCTAGCGGCCGGGACCACGCTCTCCGCCGTGAAGCACATACTTGACGGGCATGGGAACCTGGCCTACGCGTTGGTTCGGCCCCCTGGCCACCACGCGCAGCCCGACCATGCCGATGGTTACTGCTTTCTGAACAATGCCGGACTTGCTGTGCAGCTGGCTCTGGATTCCGGCCGTTTAAAGGTTGCCGTTGTGGATATTGATGTACACTACGGGAATGGTACCACGGAGGGCTTCTATCGCACAGACAATGTGTTGACAATGTCTCTTCACATGAGGCATGGTTCTTGGGGGCCATCGCATCCGCAGAGTGGCTCCGTCGATGAGATTGGTGAAGGCAAGGGGCTTGGGTACAATCTCAATATACCTTTGCCTAATGGAAGTGGAGATGCTGGGTATGCATATGCGATGAACGAGTTGGTCGTTCCAGCGATTGATAAGTTTCAGCCTCAGCTATTGGTTCTTGTGATTGGTCAAGATTCTAGCGCG TTTGATCCCAATGGAAGACAGTGCTTGACCATGGAAGGCTACAGGAAAATTGGACAAATAATGAGGAGCCTGGCTAATCGACATAGCAATGGGCAGCTATTGGTTGTCCAGGAAGGGGGTTACCACATCACTTATTCAGCATACTGTCTGCATGCTACACTGGAGGGAGTTTTGGATCTGGAAGCCCCGCTGCTTGACGACCCAATCGCTTATTACCCCGAGGATGAGAAATACACTATGAGAGTTGTTGACATGATAAGGAGTTGCTGGAAGGAATCGGTTCCTTTCCTGAAGGAAATTTAG